GTCGATGCGCGCGAAGGCCGGTGACTTCTCAACCTGCAAGCTGCGCTGCGCTGCCGCCGCTTCCAGCGTCGACGTTCGCGCGGCGGCCGCGATCTGCTCGGCGATCGGCCGGAGCTTCTCGATACGCTTGTCCTTGGCGAGGCGACGACGAATGTCTTCCTTGACGTCCGAGAGTGGCTGCTGGCCGCCCTGCGTCAACGAATCGACCCGCGCTAAATAGTAGGCCTCGGGCGAGTCGAACAGATCGCTCGTTTCACCGGCCCGCACGCCGGAGAACGCCCACGCACTGACGCTCGGCACGTAGCGGCCGGCGTAGGAGAGAGGCTCCTTCTCGAACACGACCACAGAGGCTGGCGACAGGCCAAGTGCCTTGGCGGCGGCGTCGAACGTCTTGGGATCTTCCTGGCTGCCGGCCTTACTGGCCAGCGAGTCGGCCCGGCGATCCGTGCGCGTTGCGCTGGAATCACTCTGGCCGATCGACACGAGAATGTGGCGCACGTCGAGCGTATCCCCCGACTTCGAATCAACGCGGATCAGATGCCAGCCGAACGGTGTGAGCACGGGCGCCGACAGCTCGCCCGGCTTGAGGCTGTACATGGCCGATTCGAACTGCGCGGCAAAGCGGCCACGGCCACCCTTGCCGAGCGAACCACCGTTGGCGCCAGATACACTATCGGTCGACTCACGCTTGGCGACGTCTTCGAACTTCGCACCGCCGACAATCTCGGCACGCAGCGTCTCGATGCGCGCCTTGGCGGCGGCCGAGTCGGCGGCAGTGACCGTACGCGGCACGGTCAGCAGAGAGACGACAGCGCGGCCGGGACGGGTGAAGCGCTTCTTGTTCCGATCGAAGAACTGCGAGATCTCCGCGTCTGTGACAGTGACGGCCGTATCGGTGAGGGCATTCTGGCCGACGAGCACGTAACTGACCTGTGCGCTGTCGTGACGGTCACGGTAGATCTGCCATAGGCGCTCGTCAGACACGTAGGCGTCCGAGGCGATCTGGTCGAACAGCTTCTGCTTCGGGATCTCGTTGCGGTAGTACGCCTCGAGACCGGCGAGCATGCCCGACTGCCGCGCCATCGGGCTGGCGAGCAAACGCTGGTACTTCGAGAGGTCAAAACGCCCGTCCGTTTGCAGATCCGGAGACTGCATGGCCTGCGGCGGTGGAGCGAGTCGTGCCGCTTCGAGGATTTCGTCGTCAGTAACCGTGATGCCGCGACGCTTGTATTCCTGTTGGAGCAGCAGCTCCGTCACCAGTTCGTCGTACGCACGGTCTTCGAGCGTCTTACGCTCGTCGAGCGTGAGTCCCCGGCCGAGCTGCTGTTGCTGCTGCTGCTCGAGGGAATTCACGGCATTCTGCCACGACGTCAGCAGGATCTCTTCGCCGTTCACCGTCGCAATGGCGGTGGTGGTCGTCACGGGCGAGCGGCCTGCGAGACCCGAGGTCTCGTACAAAAGGAAACTGCCGACGAAAGCCACGATCAGCACGATCCAGATGTATTTCGCGGCGCTCCGCATCGATTGCAGCACGGGGCGAGACTCCTTGGGGCGGAAAAGCTGGACAAACAGAAAGGCACACGCACCTCCATGGGAGAGGCGTATGCCGCAGAGTCTTTCAAGCTAGCCGCCGCGAGTCGCGAATAGCAAGACAAGCGGAGACGATGTACCACATCACCACGAATGACTTCCCGGAACGGCCACCGCTAATAAGTTGTTGCGTGGGGCCTGTCACACAGACGGAACGGGCGCCTCGCATCGGGCCGGGAAACATCACTACGAGGGCACTGGACGGATGAGCACTGCTGCCCGGATCGACGAGCTCCGGAAAAAGTTCGAGGAAAACCCGCGTCGCTACTTCGCCCCCTTGGCGAACGAGCTGCGGAAAGCAGGAAATCTGTCGGAGGCAATTGCCCTCTGCCGGGAATTCCTGCCAAAGCAGCCCGAGCACATGAGCGGGTACATCGTGTTTGGCCAGGCACTGTACGAATCGGGCGATCTGTCCGAGGCGCGTACGGTGTTCGAGCAAGCGCTTGCCCTCGACCCGGAAAATCTGAAGGCCCTCCGCCACCTGGGCGATATCGCCAAGTGGGAAGGGGACACCGCTGGCGCGCGCCGCTGGTACGAGCGCGTGCTGGAAGCGGACCCGCGGAACGACGACATCGCGGCGCAACTGGCGACGCTCGCGACGCCGGTGCACGTGGTGCGGGCCGTGCCGGAGCCCGAGCCGGCGGTCCCGCCGGTCTCGGCGTTCTTCGCGCCTCCCGCCGCGTCGTCGCCCGCATTCACGCCGGCGTTCTCCATGGCGCCCATCGGGCTGGGAGCGATTCCGACGCCTGATGCCGCGCTACGTGCCGTCGACTTCGACGAGATCAACGCCCGACTCCGTGAGCCCGACATGCCGCCGCCGGAGGCCGCCAGGGCGCCCGAGCCGTCGGCTGATTCGTCGGCAGACGTCGCCGCCGTACGCGAGCCGGAGCTCCTCGATCTCGACGCGATCGAAGCTGCCGGGGGAGATGTCGAACCGGATGTCGCCGCTGAGACAGAACCGGAGGCGGTCACACAGGATGTTGTCGCATCGGACTTAGCGCTTGCAACAGAGACGGTCGACGAAACGGCGAGTGACGACCCGTTCGGCTTCAGCGACGTGTCCTCCGCCGAGGTCCCGTTCGAGGAAGGGTTGATCGCGCCGGAATGGCCAGATACCTCGGAGCTGGTCGCTCGCATCGCCACGCCGCGCAGCGTGACGCCGTCGTTCGTCGCGGCGCTCACACCGGAAGCAGTCGCCGCTTTCGGCGCTGAGCCCGGTGAGTCGATGCGGATCCGCGCGCTCGATGAGGACGCACTCCTGGCTGATATCGACGCGCAGTTCGGCCAATACGACGCGCAGGCGACCGCCGACTCGGTCGTGATCGAGGGCGCCGGCGAACTCCCCTCCGAAGCGAATACGCTTCCCGAAGACGCGGGGATCGTCGACCTCGACAGCGACGTGAGCGAGGTAGAGTCGCACGACGAGATCGCAGAGACGCTCAACGCGATGGACGCGGTTGAGGTCGAGGCGGAGGCGGAGGCCGAGGTCGAGGCCGAAGAGGTGACGGAGGTCGAAGAGGCGACGGAGGTCGAGACACGAACTCTCGTTCAGGCCGAAGAGACGGGCGCGAACGACGCGAACGACGCGAACGACGCGATCGATGATGCGGAGCCGGAGTGGATCGTTGCGACGGCACCCGCGCCGACGCACGCGGATGCGGATGAACTGCCGTGGCTCGCGCCGGCGCCGGAGCCCGAAGCGGTGGCCGTCGAGGACGTCGCGGTGCCAGAGGTTGGGGCCGAATCCGTCGCAGTCTTCTCCGACGCCGACGCCGCCGACGCAGATGCGGAGTCGGATTCGGTCGAGGCGAGTTTTGCCGACGTGATGCCGGAGGAAAGCAATCCAGCGTTCGTCACCGAAACGATGGGCGAGTTGCTCGTCTCGCAGGGCTTCACGGCGCGCGCCGTGTCGGTGTACGAAGAACTGGTGCGTCGCCGTCCCTACGACCCGGTGCTCACGTCGCGCCTGGCCGAGCTCCAGGAGCGCCTCGCTGCCGACGTTGTCCCCGCGGCTCCCGCGTTTGTCACACCCGCGGCGCCGATGGCCTCGTTTGCCACGCCGGCGATGGGGACGCCCGCGTTCGTCGCGAGCCTGACGCCGCAGTTCCTCACGCCGCTGTCGATCACGCCGATCTCGGCCACCCCGATTTCGTCGCCGGCATACGACGCCTCGGTGTTTGCCGAGGAGTCGATCGAGCGCGTCACGGCACGTGAACGCTTTGCGCGGCTGGCGTCACGCCGCGTTCCGCGGCGTACGCCGCCGCGCGCTTCGGTCGCCGTCGAAACGCCGGCCGACGGACTGGCGTCGTTGTTCGGCGGTGACGCTCCGCTACACGACGATCTCGCAGCGCGCGCCTTGGCCGACGCCTTCGCTCCGATCGACGAGATCAGCCACTTTGGTGGCGAACTCCCCTTCGAAGAAGCCATGCTCGGCGGCACCGCGCGCATGGCGACACCGCTGCGCTCAGCGACGCCGATCGCCACGGCGGCGGTGCCAGATGCTGGTGGACCGTTCTCCTTTGATCGGTTTTTCCCGGATCCAGCCACCTCGCCGACACTACACACACCCGCGCCGTCGCCCAGTCAGCCGTCGACCCGTGAGCCAACACCAGACACACCATCGCCGAAGGTGAGCGACGATCTCGCGCAATTCTCGGCGTGGCTGAAAGGATTGGGGAATACGTGATCATCGGGATTCTGAACGGACCGAATCTCAACCTGTTGGGCACGCGAGAGCCGCACATCTACGGCTCCGCCACACTCGACGATATCAACGCCGGGCTCGCGCAGGTCGCCGCGGAGCTCGGCGTCGAGTTACAAACCGCGCAGTCGAATGTCGAAGGCACCATGATCGATATCCTGCACGCGTGGCGCGGCGCGGTGCAGGGCGTGGTCGTCAATGCTGGTGCGTACACACATACCAGTCTCGCGCTGCGCGATGCGTTCACGGCGACGTCGATCCCCTTCGTGGAGATTCATCTGTCCAACGTGTATGCACGTGAGCCCGAGCGGCATCACAGCATGCTCGCCAGTGCCGCGATCGGCAGCGTGACGGGACTCGGTGCCGAGGGGTACGAGTTCGCGCTGCGCGGGCTGGTGTCCGCCCTGCGTCGGAACGCGTGAGCGCCGCGGCGGTCGCGAGTCCGATCGATAACCGACCGGCGCGGCTCACGGCCCTGCGCGACGCCTTGGCCCGGGCCGATCTCGACGCGCTGTTGGTCACGTCGCTGGCGAATATCCGCTACGTCACGGGCTTTTCCGGCAGCAACGCGCTGCTGGTTCTCACGGCCAAGGACTGCGTTCTGCTCACCGACTTCCGGTACGCCACGCAGGTCGAGGAAGAGATCGGATCGGCCGCGAGTGTGCGCATCGAGAGCACCAACCTGTGGACCGGGCTTTGGGCGCAGCTCGGGACCATGGCGAGCGTCGAGCGGGTTGGCTTCGAATCCATGCACCTCCTGCATCGGGATTTTGCCCGACTCTTGGAGCAGGGAGCGCGTTGGTCTTGGCGGCCGACGACTGATGTGGTCGAAACACTTCGCGCCGTGAAGGATGCGGGCGAACTGGCGCTTATCGAACGCGCCGTCGCGATGGCGGAAACTGCACTGCGGCACACGGTCCCGCTCTTACGCCCTGGGATCAGCGAAACGGCAGTGGCGGGCATTCTCGAGCGCCACCTCCGGGAGGCAGGGAGCGAGGCCTTTCCGTTTCCGAGCATCGTCGCGTCTGGGCCCCGTTCGGCATTGCCGCACGCCCGCGCCGGCGATCGCCAGCTCGAAACGGGGGATTTCGTGCTGATTGACTTCGGGGCCGTCACCGCCGGCTACTGCTCCGATATTACGCGCACCTTCGTGCTCGGCCGTGCCTCGGACGAGCAACGAGAGGTCTACGACATCGTGCGCGAGGCGAATGTGCGCGCTTCGGGCGCGCTTCGGGTCGGCATGACGGGGATGGCTGCAGATGCGGTCGCGAGAGACTACATTGACGCTCGCGGATTTGGTGAGGCGTTCGGACATTCGCTCGGTCATGGGATCGGGCTGGAAGTGCACGAAGCGCCTCGCTTGGCCCGCGTCGTCGAGTCTCCCCTCGCTGCCGGAACGGTGGTGACGATCGAACCCGGGATCTATCGGGCGGGCTGGGGTGGGGTGAGAATCGAGGATGACGTGTTCTTGTCAGCATTAGGTCCGAGGGTCCTAACTGGATTCCCGAGAGACCTGCACGAACTCTCCTGATGTCTGTACGTTCGGCGCCTTCCGCGCCGATGATCCCCTTTGACTCTCCCGCCATGATCGACCTGCGCTACGTGAAGAAGCTGATCGAGATGCTCGACGGCTCCACCGTGGATTCCATCGAGATCTCCTCCGACAAGGGGATGAAGCTCCGAATCTCGAAGAGCTCCCAGCAGCGCGTTGCGGCCATGACGGTCGCGCCTCAGATGGCCGCTCCCGTCGCCATGACCCCGGTGTTGCCCGCCGGTGGTTCGGAGCGTCCTGCCGGAGAGGGTGTGGCGGCGGCGCCGAAGGCCGAGGCACCGAAGGTTGCACTCCTCGAGATCAAGTCGCCGATGGTGGGCACGTATTATTCTGCCCCCGAGCCCGGTGCGAAGCCGTACGTCAACGTCGGCGATCGCATCAGCAAGGGTCAGATTGTGTGCATCATCGAAGCGATGAAGATCATGAATGAGCTCGAGTCCGAGTTCGACGGCGTGGTGCGCGAAGTGAACGTCACCGATTCCAACGCGGTTGAATACGGACAAGTGCTCTACCGCCTCGATCCGACCGGCTGAGACGCGATGACATGACGATGGTCTCCGGTGCCGCTCCAGTAACCGTCACCTCGACGGCGCCTGGCTCGGGCCTTGATCTGAAGGCCGCACTGCAGCGCATGGTGCGTGAGGGCGCGTCCGACTTGCACCTCAAAGTCGGACGGCCCCCCACGCTGCGATTGCACTCGGACCTCGTCCCGTTGGATATGCCGCCGATGCGGCCGGAAGAACTCCGGTCGCTCGCCGAGCACCTGCTCCCGCCCGCACAGCTCCGTGAGTTCGTGGAGATGCGCGAGTCGGACTTCGCGATCAATGTCCCGGGCATCGGACGTTTCCGCGTAAACGTGTATCAGCAGAAGGGCACCGTCGCCTTCGCCATGCGTGCCATTGCGCACGCCGCGGCGTCGATCCGCGACCTGAACCTGCCGCCCGTACTCGAGCAGTTGGCGCTCAAGCCGCGCGGACTGGTGCTGGTGACGGGTGTGACCGGGTCGGGCAAGAGCACGGCCCTGGCGGCGATGGTGCACCATATCAACGAACGCCGCAGCGCGAACATCATCACGATCGAGGATCCGATCGAGTTCGTGCATCGCGACGTGCAGAGCCACATCAACCAGCGTGAAGTGGGAACGGACACCGCGTCCTTCTCTCAGGCACTGCGTCGTGTGCTGCGTCAGGACCCCGACGTCATCATGATCGGCGAAATCCGAGATCTCGAGACGCTCGACGTCGCGCTCAAGGCGGCTGGTACCGGTCACCTCGTCTTCTCGACGCTGCACACCACCGATGCGACGCTCACGATCAATCGCATCCTGTCGTTCTATCCGCCGCACCAGCAGAACGAGGTGCGCTTCGCGCTCGCCAACGCGCTGTCGTCGGTCATCTCGCTGCGCCTTGTGCCTCGGGCCGATCGTCCGGGTCGTGTGCCCGCCTGCGAAGTCTTGGTGAACACCGAGGCGGTCCGCGACCAGATTCGCGACCTGTCTGCCACGCTGAATATTCCCGACCTGATCAAGGAAGGGAGCATGGCGTACGGCATGCAGAGCTTCGACCAGTCGCTCATGAACTGGTACTCGCGCGGGGTGATCTCATACGAGAACGCGCTCTTCTATGCGACTAACCCCGCGGAGTTCGCGCTCCGTATCCAGGGGGTCGATGGAACCAGCGATACGAACTGGGACGGATTCCGGCAGGGCAGCGCCGCCACCTGATTGGTGGCCGCGGGACTGGCGGCAGGGCTTTGACCCTGCCACCATACGGCATGTTCAAAAAGGTCCTGATCGCCAACCGCGGTGAGATCGCTCTCCGCGTCATTCGCGCTTGCCGTGAACTCGATGTTCAGACGGTCGCCGTGTACTCCGAGGCTGACCGCGAGTCGCTGCATGTGCGCTTCGCCGACGATGATGTCTGTATCGGACCCGCACCGGGTCGCGATTCCTACCTCAAGATCCCGCGACTGATCGCGGCCGCCGAAATCACCGGCGCCGACGCGATCCACCCCGGCTACGGCTTTCTCGCCGAGAATGCGGAGTTTGCCGAGACCTGTCGCGCCTCCGGCATCGCCTTCATTGGGCCCACACCGGAGCAGATCCGCGTCATGGGCGATAAGGCCTCTGCTCGTCGGGCCATGGCCGAGTGCGGTGTGCCGATCGTGCCCGGATCGCCGGGACCGGTCGATGATCCCGAGGAGGCGCTGGAATTCGCCCGTGGTATCGGCTTCCCCGTCATTATCAAAGCGGCGGCCGGCGGCGGTGGTAAGGGCATGCGTGTCGCCCGGGATCCCGATGATTTCCTGCGGTCATTCCAACTTGCCCGCTCTGAAGCGCTCTCCGCGTTCGGCAACGGCGACGTGTATGTCGAGAAGTTCCTCGAGCGTCCGCGGCATGTCGAATTTCAGGTGATGGGCGATATGCACGGCAACGTCATTCACCTGGGCGAACGCGATTGCTCGGTGCAGCGCCGGCACCAGAAGCTGATTGAGGAAGCGCCGTGTCCCGTGATGACGCCGGAACTGCGCGAGCGGATGGGTGAAGCGGCGGTGCGTGGTGCGAAGGCGATCAACTATGTCGGCGCCGGCACTGTGGAGATGCTGCTCGACGAAGACGGCTCGTTCTTCTTCATGGAGATGAACACGCGCATTCAGGTCGAGCATCCCGTGACCGAAATGCTGACGGGTGTCGACCTCGTGAAGGAGCAGATTCGCGTGGCGTCGGGACTTCCCCTCTCGGTGCTGGAGACGCCCGCGTTTCGTGGTCACGTGATCGAGTGCCGCGTCAATGCCGAGGATCCTGCCCGCAATTTTCAGCCGTCGCCCGGCAAGCTGGAAGTCTTCCATCAGCCTGGTGGACCTGGTGTGCGCGTCGATACGCATGCGTACGCCGGCTACACCGTGCCGCCGTACTACGATTCGATGATCGCCAAGCTCATCGTGCAGGGCAATACGCGCGAAGAGGCGCTCAAGCGCATGCAGATCGCGCTCGAGAGCTTCGTGATCGAAGGGGTGAAGACCACCATGCCGTTCCTCGCCCGCGTGATGCAGCATCCTGCCTTCAAGGACGGCAAGGTGCACACCAAGTGGCTCGAGTTGGAAGGGACCGATCTGCTCAAGGAACCGACATAGTGCGCATCGATGTGCTGCTCGGCGAAGCGCAAGTTGCGCCCGCCGATGTGGCGGATCGTGTCGTCGTGGTGATTGACGTGCTACGCGCGGCAACCACGGTGGCC
This region of Gemmatimonas groenlandica genomic DNA includes:
- a CDS encoding peptidyl-prolyl cis-trans isomerase, with the translated sequence MLQSMRSAAKYIWIVLIVAFVGSFLLYETSGLAGRSPVTTTTAIATVNGEEILLTSWQNAVNSLEQQQQQQLGRGLTLDERKTLEDRAYDELVTELLLQQEYKRRGITVTDDEILEAARLAPPPQAMQSPDLQTDGRFDLSKYQRLLASPMARQSGMLAGLEAYYRNEIPKQKLFDQIASDAYVSDERLWQIYRDRHDSAQVSYVLVGQNALTDTAVTVTDAEISQFFDRNKKRFTRPGRAVVSLLTVPRTVTAADSAAAKARIETLRAEIVGGAKFEDVAKRESTDSVSGANGGSLGKGGRGRFAAQFESAMYSLKPGELSAPVLTPFGWHLIRVDSKSGDTLDVRHILVSIGQSDSSATRTDRRADSLASKAGSQEDPKTFDAAAKALGLSPASVVVFEKEPLSYAGRYVPSVSAWAFSGVRAGETSDLFDSPEAYYLARVDSLTQGGQQPLSDVKEDIRRRLAKDKRIEKLRPIAEQIAAAARTSTLEAAAAQRSLQVEKSPAFARIDAVAGIGQFEPAIGASFTVPVGQVGGPFKAVDGMVVLRVDSRTDASRPAFEADKTTQRQQLLQSLRQQRVDEFLTNLRESVTVVDKRPTVMSALRRQSGV
- a CDS encoding tetratricopeptide repeat protein is translated as MSTAARIDELRKKFEENPRRYFAPLANELRKAGNLSEAIALCREFLPKQPEHMSGYIVFGQALYESGDLSEARTVFEQALALDPENLKALRHLGDIAKWEGDTAGARRWYERVLEADPRNDDIAAQLATLATPVHVVRAVPEPEPAVPPVSAFFAPPAASSPAFTPAFSMAPIGLGAIPTPDAALRAVDFDEINARLREPDMPPPEAARAPEPSADSSADVAAVREPELLDLDAIEAAGGDVEPDVAAETEPEAVTQDVVASDLALATETVDETASDDPFGFSDVSSAEVPFEEGLIAPEWPDTSELVARIATPRSVTPSFVAALTPEAVAAFGAEPGESMRIRALDEDALLADIDAQFGQYDAQATADSVVIEGAGELPSEANTLPEDAGIVDLDSDVSEVESHDEIAETLNAMDAVEVEAEAEAEVEAEEVTEVEEATEVETRTLVQAEETGANDANDANDAIDDAEPEWIVATAPAPTHADADELPWLAPAPEPEAVAVEDVAVPEVGAESVAVFSDADAADADAESDSVEASFADVMPEESNPAFVTETMGELLVSQGFTARAVSVYEELVRRRPYDPVLTSRLAELQERLAADVVPAAPAFVTPAAPMASFATPAMGTPAFVASLTPQFLTPLSITPISATPISSPAYDASVFAEESIERVTARERFARLASRRVPRRTPPRASVAVETPADGLASLFGGDAPLHDDLAARALADAFAPIDEISHFGGELPFEEAMLGGTARMATPLRSATPIATAAVPDAGGPFSFDRFFPDPATSPTLHTPAPSPSQPSTREPTPDTPSPKVSDDLAQFSAWLKGLGNT
- the aroQ gene encoding type II 3-dehydroquinate dehydratase; translated protein: MAERIGEYVIIGILNGPNLNLLGTREPHIYGSATLDDINAGLAQVAAELGVELQTAQSNVEGTMIDILHAWRGAVQGVVVNAGAYTHTSLALRDAFTATSIPFVEIHLSNVYAREPERHHSMLASAAIGSVTGLGAEGYEFALRGLVSALRRNA
- a CDS encoding M24 family metallopeptidase, with the translated sequence MSAAAVASPIDNRPARLTALRDALARADLDALLVTSLANIRYVTGFSGSNALLVLTAKDCVLLTDFRYATQVEEEIGSAASVRIESTNLWTGLWAQLGTMASVERVGFESMHLLHRDFARLLEQGARWSWRPTTDVVETLRAVKDAGELALIERAVAMAETALRHTVPLLRPGISETAVAGILERHLREAGSEAFPFPSIVASGPRSALPHARAGDRQLETGDFVLIDFGAVTAGYCSDITRTFVLGRASDEQREVYDIVREANVRASGALRVGMTGMAADAVARDYIDARGFGEAFGHSLGHGIGLEVHEAPRLARVVESPLAAGTVVTIEPGIYRAGWGGVRIEDDVFLSALGPRVLTGFPRDLHELS
- the accB gene encoding acetyl-CoA carboxylase biotin carboxyl carrier protein; amino-acid sequence: MIDLRYVKKLIEMLDGSTVDSIEISSDKGMKLRISKSSQQRVAAMTVAPQMAAPVAMTPVLPAGGSERPAGEGVAAAPKAEAPKVALLEIKSPMVGTYYSAPEPGAKPYVNVGDRISKGQIVCIIEAMKIMNELESEFDGVVREVNVTDSNAVEYGQVLYRLDPTG
- a CDS encoding type IV pilus twitching motility protein PilT translates to MTMVSGAAPVTVTSTAPGSGLDLKAALQRMVREGASDLHLKVGRPPTLRLHSDLVPLDMPPMRPEELRSLAEHLLPPAQLREFVEMRESDFAINVPGIGRFRVNVYQQKGTVAFAMRAIAHAAASIRDLNLPPVLEQLALKPRGLVLVTGVTGSGKSTALAAMVHHINERRSANIITIEDPIEFVHRDVQSHINQREVGTDTASFSQALRRVLRQDPDVIMIGEIRDLETLDVALKAAGTGHLVFSTLHTTDATLTINRILSFYPPHQQNEVRFALANALSSVISLRLVPRADRPGRVPACEVLVNTEAVRDQIRDLSATLNIPDLIKEGSMAYGMQSFDQSLMNWYSRGVISYENALFYATNPAEFALRIQGVDGTSDTNWDGFRQGSAAT
- the accC gene encoding acetyl-CoA carboxylase biotin carboxylase subunit, which gives rise to MFKKVLIANRGEIALRVIRACRELDVQTVAVYSEADRESLHVRFADDDVCIGPAPGRDSYLKIPRLIAAAEITGADAIHPGYGFLAENAEFAETCRASGIAFIGPTPEQIRVMGDKASARRAMAECGVPIVPGSPGPVDDPEEALEFARGIGFPVIIKAAAGGGGKGMRVARDPDDFLRSFQLARSEALSAFGNGDVYVEKFLERPRHVEFQVMGDMHGNVIHLGERDCSVQRRHQKLIEEAPCPVMTPELRERMGEAAVRGAKAINYVGAGTVEMLLDEDGSFFFMEMNTRIQVEHPVTEMLTGVDLVKEQIRVASGLPLSVLETPAFRGHVIECRVNAEDPARNFQPSPGKLEVFHQPGGPGVRVDTHAYAGYTVPPYYDSMIAKLIVQGNTREEALKRMQIALESFVIEGVKTTMPFLARVMQHPAFKDGKVHTKWLELEGTDLLKEPT